Proteins encoded by one window of Etheostoma spectabile isolate EspeVRDwgs_2016 unplaced genomic scaffold, UIUC_Espe_1.0 scaffold00009808, whole genome shotgun sequence:
- the LOC116679205 gene encoding olfactory receptor 4D1-like codes for MKNSTQVSYFTLGAYFDIGLFKYLLFVIMMCVYVLTVCANVLLVVVICVNRSLHEPMYLFLVSLFVNELYGSTGLFPFLLVQILSDIHTVSAPFCFLQIFFLYTYAAREFWTLAVMSYDRYLAICYPLQYNTRMTSNKVAVLIALTWFYPSVIVVVTISLSSPLQLCGNIIKTVYCDNYAIVKLACSDTRVNNIYGLSYTSLEVFGLLILILYSYMRILKVCFSGSKQTRQKAVSTCTPHLASLINFFFGCSFQFLHSRFDMSSVPVMLRNVLSLYFLTCQPLFNPLMYGLQMSKIRILCKSLIFGKI; via the coding sequence ATGAAAAACTCTACACAGGTTTCATATTTCACTTTGGGAGCATACTTTGATATTGGGCTCTTTAAATACTTACTGTTTGTGATCatgatgtgtgtttatgttttaacagtgtGTGCCAATGTGCTGCTGGTTGTGGTTATCTGTGTGAACAGGAGCTTACATGAACCTATGTACCTTTTTCTGGTCAGCCTGTTTGTAAATGAACTGTATGGTAGTACAGGGTTGTTTCCATTCCTTCTGGTTCAGATCCTCTCGGACATTCACACTGTTTCTGCTCCCTTCTGCTTCCTGCAGATCTTCTTCTTGTATACTTATGCAGCTAGAGAATTTTGGACCTTAGCCGTCATGTCTTATGACAGATATCTTGCTATCTGTTATCCTCTGCAATATAACACACGTATGACATCTAACAAGGTTGCCGTGCTTATTGCTCTAACATGGTTTTACCCATCTGTTATAGTTGTAGTCACAATATCTCTAAGTTCCCCTTTACAGCTGTGTGGGAACATCATTAAAACAGTTTACTGTGATAACTATGCTATTGTCAAACTGGCCTGCTCTGACACCAGAGTGAACAACATTTATGGACTCTCTTACACTTCTcttgaagtctttggtcttctCATTTTAATCCTCTACTCCTACATGAGGAtccttaaagtgtgtttttctggttcTAAGCAGACGAGACAGAAAGCTGTCAGCACCTGCACCCCCCACCTCGCTTCCCTCATCAACTTCTTCTTTGGGTGTTCCTTTCAATTTTTACACAGTAGGTTTGATATGAGCAGTGTACCTGTGATGTTACGTAATGTTTTGTCATTATATTTCCTGACCTGCCAACCGCTCTTTAACCCTTTAATGTATGGACTGCAGATGTCGAAAATACGTATCCTGTGTAAAAGTCTTATCTTTGGTAAAATATAA